The proteins below are encoded in one region of Candidatus Thiodiazotropha sp. LNASS1:
- the rmuC gene encoding DNA recombination protein RmuC codes for MGYSSVMEWFTQASTLLQVLLILGFVCLILLGWVLYWLARLLDTQQREQRARIHHQQALLESLHAQERHYTREQSELRDLMTERIARGTLAQQRLLHGMQQTQMERSDKLYQGMERRYGEMQQHLSEGTGRLRLELLEQFEGLKKAVTQGLGEGRLQQQEKLGELRESLAQSLVRHREAFDERQLETMRQQHETLQSGMGEVRKQVAEALTQHADNLGKKVQGLTETTDNRLKEISGQVEKRLNEGFEKTTETFNQVLTHLTRIDEAQKKITELSTNVVSLQEVLADKRSRGAFGEVQLSALVRNVMPESGFALQHTLSNGRRADCVLFLPDPTGNVVIDAKFPLESYQRMLDDQLAETERVQAQRQFRNDIKKHMEDIASRYIIPGETSDGAVMFIPAEAVFAEIHAHFPDLVEEAFRKRVWLVSPTTMMAILTTARAVLKDAATREQVHIIQEHLRALSKDFGRFQNRMDNLARHIGQAHQDVSDVNISARKITNRFEKIEKVELEEEQSPDLPVFRKAALSDAEDD; via the coding sequence ATGGGGTATAGTTCTGTCATGGAATGGTTTACCCAAGCTTCGACCCTGCTGCAGGTATTGCTGATCCTCGGATTCGTCTGCCTCATACTGCTGGGCTGGGTGCTCTATTGGCTGGCGCGGCTGCTCGATACCCAGCAGCGTGAACAGCGCGCCCGTATTCACCATCAGCAGGCGCTGCTGGAGTCACTGCATGCGCAGGAACGCCACTACACCCGGGAGCAGAGCGAATTGCGCGACCTGATGACCGAGCGGATCGCCCGTGGCACGTTGGCCCAGCAGCGCCTGCTGCACGGGATGCAGCAGACCCAAATGGAACGGTCAGACAAACTCTATCAGGGTATGGAGCGACGCTATGGCGAGATGCAGCAACACCTCTCCGAGGGTACCGGGCGTCTGCGGCTTGAATTGCTGGAACAGTTCGAAGGGTTGAAAAAAGCGGTTACACAGGGCCTGGGAGAGGGCAGACTGCAACAGCAGGAGAAACTTGGCGAGCTGCGTGAATCCCTGGCGCAGTCTCTGGTGCGGCATCGCGAGGCCTTCGACGAACGTCAACTGGAGACCATGCGACAGCAGCATGAAACCCTGCAATCCGGGATGGGCGAGGTGCGTAAACAGGTGGCTGAGGCGTTGACCCAGCACGCTGACAATCTGGGAAAGAAGGTGCAGGGCCTGACAGAAACAACTGACAATCGGCTCAAGGAGATAAGCGGCCAGGTGGAGAAACGCCTCAACGAGGGTTTTGAGAAGACCACGGAGACCTTCAATCAAGTACTCACACACCTGACCCGTATCGATGAGGCGCAGAAGAAGATCACTGAACTCTCCACCAATGTGGTCAGCCTGCAGGAAGTACTTGCGGATAAACGTTCCCGTGGCGCCTTCGGTGAGGTGCAGCTGTCGGCGCTGGTACGCAATGTGATGCCGGAATCGGGTTTTGCCCTGCAACACACCTTGAGCAATGGCCGGCGGGCGGACTGCGTGCTGTTTCTGCCCGATCCCACGGGCAATGTGGTGATCGATGCCAAGTTTCCACTGGAGTCCTATCAGCGCATGCTGGATGACCAGCTGGCGGAAACGGAGCGTGTTCAGGCGCAACGGCAGTTCCGCAACGATATCAAAAAACACATGGAGGATATTGCATCCCGTTACATCATCCCAGGAGAGACCTCAGATGGGGCAGTGATGTTTATCCCTGCGGAGGCGGTATTCGCTGAGATCCATGCCCACTTCCCCGATCTGGTGGAGGAGGCGTTCCGCAAACGGGTCTGGCTGGTATCGCCGACCACCATGATGGCGATTCTCACCACCGCCCGCGCCGTACTCAAGGATGCGGCCACCCGGGAGCAGGTGCATATCATCCAGGAGCATCTGCGCGCCCTGTCGAAGGATTTCGGTCGTTTTCAAAACCGCATGGATAACCTGGCGAGGCACATCGGCCAGGCCCACCAGGACGTCAGTGACGTCAATATCTCAGCACGCAAGATCACCAATCGCTTCGAGAAAATCGAGAAGGTCGAGCTCGAGGAAGAGCAGAGCCCGGATCTGCCGGTGTTTCGTAAGGCAGCCCTATCCGATGCTGAGGATGATTGA
- the mtaB gene encoding tRNA (N(6)-L-threonylcarbamoyladenosine(37)-C(2))-methylthiotransferase MtaB: MTLGCRLNEAEMETWSRDFQLLGHAMTKQVEEADLLVVNTCAVTEEAVRKSRKLLSRSSRQNPNARLVVSGCYASLNPDAAAEIEGVDLVINNQDKGRLVEIVSERLDLSVMPQSATEPDATGLLSRGHQRAFIKVQDGCRYRCSFCIVTLARGEECSRPAAEIIAEINQLQNQGIQEAVLTGVHIGGYGADIDASIAELIRRILRETDIPRLRIGSIEPWDLPEDFWTLFDNPRFMPHLHLPLQSGSDSVLRRMARRCRRDEYRRLVDQAREHVPDINITTDIIVGFPGETEEEWQETLEFVEEIGFGDLHIFAYSPRQGTKAASLPGVLSRETKRQRSQALHQLGERLKRKALQHHLGHTLPILIEGGDEHGWGGYTPNYLRVKATEPGGVDLKNRIVKVLISGIDEASLQLQGAVRNIEVERTPGTLKR, encoded by the coding sequence ATGACATTGGGCTGCCGTCTCAACGAGGCGGAGATGGAGACCTGGAGCCGCGACTTTCAGCTCCTTGGCCACGCCATGACAAAACAGGTGGAAGAGGCTGACCTGCTTGTGGTGAATACCTGTGCCGTAACCGAAGAGGCGGTACGTAAATCGCGTAAGTTGCTAAGTCGCAGCAGCCGGCAAAATCCGAATGCCCGTCTGGTTGTCAGCGGCTGCTATGCATCATTGAATCCCGATGCCGCGGCGGAGATAGAGGGTGTGGATCTGGTGATAAACAATCAGGATAAAGGACGGCTGGTGGAGATTGTCAGCGAGAGACTCGATCTTAGCGTGATGCCCCAGAGCGCCACCGAACCGGACGCCACAGGTCTGCTCTCAAGGGGACACCAGCGCGCTTTCATCAAGGTCCAGGACGGTTGTCGCTATCGCTGCAGCTTCTGCATCGTTACCCTGGCCAGGGGTGAAGAGTGCAGTCGCCCGGCTGCTGAGATCATTGCCGAGATAAACCAGCTGCAGAACCAGGGGATTCAGGAAGCGGTACTGACCGGGGTCCATATCGGGGGTTATGGCGCCGATATAGACGCTTCCATTGCCGAATTGATCCGCCGGATTTTGCGGGAGACGGATATCCCCCGCCTGCGTATCGGCTCCATCGAACCCTGGGACCTACCCGAAGATTTCTGGACCCTGTTCGACAACCCCCGCTTTATGCCTCACCTGCACCTGCCTTTGCAGAGCGGATCGGACAGTGTACTGAGACGCATGGCCAGGCGTTGTCGCAGGGATGAGTATCGCCGATTGGTCGATCAGGCCAGAGAACATGTTCCGGATATCAATATCACCACCGATATCATCGTCGGCTTCCCCGGTGAGACTGAAGAGGAGTGGCAGGAAACCCTCGAATTCGTCGAAGAGATCGGTTTCGGCGACCTGCATATCTTCGCCTATTCCCCCCGTCAGGGCACCAAGGCCGCCAGCCTGCCGGGGGTGCTCAGTCGGGAAACCAAGCGGCAACGCAGTCAAGCGCTGCATCAACTGGGTGAGCGATTGAAACGAAAGGCGCTGCAGCACCACCTCGGCCATACCCTGCCGATCCTGATCGAAGGCGGTGATGAGCATGGCTGGGGAGGTTACACTCCCAACTATCTGCGGGTAAAGGCAACAGAGCCCGGCGGAGTCGATTTGAAAAACCGCATCGTCAAGGTATTGATAAGCGGTATCGATGAGGCGTCGTTGCAGTTACAGGGGGCGGTCCGGAACATAGAGGTCGAGCGCACCCCCGGGACACTGAAAAGATAG
- a CDS encoding Mut7-C RNAse domain-containing protein, giving the protein MPEVSLRFYEELNDFLPQALRKRSFSYKFRPKSSVKHLIESLGVPHTEVEVILVNGESVDFTYAVQPDDCISIYPVFESMDITPLLRLRSRPLRSLRFMADAHLGKLARYLRLLGFDCLFFNDTGDKNLVRISVEQGRVLLTRDRDLLMHRVITRGCFIHATRPRRQLIELVQRLQLAGMYNPFTRCMECNGQMAAVEKPRIEDQLPGRVRRHYNDFWRCDECGRIYWKGSHYREMRAFIDSLATPLTKQ; this is encoded by the coding sequence ATGCCAGAGGTCAGTCTGCGGTTTTATGAAGAGCTCAACGATTTTCTGCCACAAGCCTTGCGCAAGCGCAGCTTCTCATACAAATTCAGGCCGAAATCGAGTGTCAAGCATTTGATAGAGAGTCTTGGTGTGCCCCACACCGAAGTGGAAGTGATTCTGGTCAACGGGGAGTCAGTCGATTTTACTTATGCAGTGCAACCGGATGACTGTATCAGCATCTATCCTGTGTTTGAGTCCATGGATATCACTCCCCTGCTGCGTCTTCGATCCCGACCGTTGCGCTCGCTTCGATTTATGGCCGATGCACACTTGGGGAAACTCGCGCGATATCTGCGACTGCTCGGTTTCGATTGTCTGTTTTTCAACGATACCGGCGACAAGAATTTGGTCCGGATCTCAGTGGAACAGGGACGGGTATTGTTGACCCGTGATAGGGATTTACTGATGCATCGAGTCATAACGCGTGGCTGTTTCATACATGCAACCCGACCGAGGCGGCAATTGATAGAGCTGGTACAACGGTTGCAGTTGGCAGGCATGTACAATCCGTTTACCCGCTGCATGGAGTGCAACGGCCAAATGGCGGCAGTGGAAAAGCCGCGTATCGAGGATCAACTGCCAGGCCGCGTCCGTCGACACTATAATGATTTTTGGCGTTGTGATGAGTGTGGACGTATATATTGGAAAGGGAGTCACTACCGTGAAATGCGGGCATTCATCGACTCCCTGGCCACTCCGTTAACGAAACAGTAG
- the xthA gene encoding exodeoxyribonuclease III, which translates to MKVVSFNTNGIRVREHQLSQLKAVYDPDIIGIQETKVQDADFPVEMIDGLGYKAGYHGQKTHYGVALLSKAEPILIAKGFPGDDEDAQRRLIVGRYNSPKGQPLTVINGYFPQGENRAHEVKFPAKRRFYADLLDYLKSEHDPGEALLVIGDMNVAPLDSDIGIGEDNARRWLKTGKCSFLPEERDWLKALQSWGLQDSFRTLKPDVSDLFSWFDYRSRGFEREPKRGLRIDLVLATTPLIECCTDVGIAYDVRAMEKPSDHCPVWADFDY; encoded by the coding sequence ATGAAAGTTGTCTCATTCAATACCAACGGCATTCGTGTACGCGAGCATCAGTTGAGTCAGCTCAAGGCTGTCTATGATCCGGATATCATCGGCATCCAGGAGACCAAGGTGCAGGATGCGGACTTTCCTGTTGAGATGATCGACGGGCTTGGTTACAAAGCTGGATACCATGGCCAAAAGACCCATTATGGCGTGGCTTTGCTCTCCAAGGCAGAACCGATTCTCATCGCCAAGGGATTTCCCGGGGATGACGAGGATGCCCAGCGCAGATTGATTGTCGGTCGCTACAATTCGCCAAAGGGTCAGCCCCTGACCGTGATCAACGGCTACTTTCCTCAAGGTGAGAATCGCGCTCATGAGGTTAAGTTTCCCGCCAAGCGTCGCTTCTATGCCGATCTTCTCGATTACCTGAAAAGCGAGCATGATCCCGGTGAGGCCCTGTTGGTTATCGGTGACATGAATGTGGCGCCGCTCGACAGCGATATAGGTATTGGTGAGGACAATGCCAGACGATGGTTGAAGACGGGTAAGTGCAGTTTTCTGCCGGAGGAGCGCGATTGGCTCAAGGCGTTGCAATCCTGGGGACTGCAGGACAGTTTTCGAACCCTCAAACCGGACGTAAGTGACCTTTTCAGCTGGTTCGATTACCGCAGTCGGGGGTTTGAGCGTGAACCGAAAAGAGGGCTGCGCATTGATCTGGTGTTGGCCACCACCCCATTGATCGAGTGCTGTACCGATGTAGGTATCGCTTACGATGTCAGAGCGATGGAGAAACCCTCAGACCACTGCCCGGTCTGGGCCGATTTCGATTATTGA